DNA from Ananas comosus cultivar F153 linkage group 12, ASM154086v1, whole genome shotgun sequence:
ATCATTTGATGCAGCTAAAACCATCGCATGTGATTTAATACCACGCATAGCCACTGGCTTCAGATTACAGAGAACACAAACTTTCCGATTCTGCAAATTGAGAAATGGCAATAATTATACAAGATGagggtaaaaaaaaactaaaaatggaGAAATAATATCTCCATCTAAAAACATTTttgcaagagaaaaaaaaaataaaaaatctgccTCTCTATTATTTGCGAAAGGAGGACactttttttagctttttacAACTTCagactagagatgtcaacgggttggattcggggcggatttttaaaaacccgaacccgaacccgaacccgaacccagtgtttgaaaaggcgcgaggCGCAAAAAGGCGCAAGACTCTCCtggagcctaggcgcgaggcgtactgcgaggcgcgcgcctcaaaaAGGCGAGGCGCAcagtaatttaatttgatattctacattaaaaaaactccaaaataactatacaaaactaaaataaccataaaaaagtaaagaaaacacttgcatataggttctcaagtaaaaaaaaaaatatttcgacCTTTAACTTAAAAGTGATTGTGGTGCCAATGTTTTCATTTAGcctcaagaaggagaagagggcgGTAAAAGGAGAGAGTGGTAGGAGGAGAGGGCGGTAGATGGATTTCATTAGGGTTTTTTTAGGTTTCTTTTAGATTCTTTTACTAATCTTATCGgactaaaacataaaatttatatccgaaaTCCAATAACCCGAAAACTTTaatcaaaaatccaaaaaatattaaatatgccgAGACGCGCGCCTCAGGgcctaggcgcgcgcctcagcaaTAGGGCCTCGCCTCGCTATTGCTGAGGTGCGGAGGcccgcgcctcgcgcctaggcgctgaggcgcgcgcctcaggcgcGACTTTTCAAACACTACCTGCAAACAGACCCAAACCGAgacccgaatccaaacccggaACCCACggatttaaaaatccatatccaaacccgaacccgaccaaaaatcaaacccgaatccgaatccgaacccaaaaatttgaaccgcgaaacaattatttttttttcaatatttcaaaatatattatattaaatctaaatttttaaaatacaaattcaatatataacattaaatatatatatataataatatatatataaattatatatataatataaataatagtataatatatatatatatattatatatattaatatatataataacgaaaaaattcgggttcgggtcagaTTTGGGtcgagttcggattcggatcgggtacagtcaaaatccatatccgaatccatatccgtcgggtttctatttttggtatccatatccgaatccatatccatatccatatccatcggatatatccatttcattcgggttcgggttcggataaaatttcgggtatccatactcattgacatccctacttcaGACCACTTCTCAACTTGGACCAAACTGCTTCTTCAATGATAATTCTGAATCATTGATGCACAGTTTTAAACTACACTAATATTATTGCATAACTTTGGAACCGTGAATCGTTGTCCTACAGTAGTGTAGTTCGGTCCTAAATGTTGAAAACTAGGGGTATTTTCAAAAATGGAAAAGTGATGCTTTTTGTGAAAATGAACAAAAGTGGACTGTTTTTTGCAAATAGGTGAAATAAAAGAGAAACAGGAGCAAACTACAAACCTGCATCTCTTCAAGGGGAATGTATTTGACAAGGCCACTGACCACCGTTCTAGTCGACTCTTCTCCAACATCAATTTCTTCGACATAAAGGGAATCAGCGTCTGGATGCTTCTGAGCTTTCTTGATGCGACCCACACGGATATCAAGCCTGGAGATCGTAACTTCTGCTTCAGCTGCCTTTGTTTTTGTACTACCAGCTGGCtttgtcttttctttcttcGAATTACCTTCTGTACAAAATAAAGCTCCAGTGCTATTTTGTtctcttataaaaataaaaaaataaaaaaaatacgaaCAATAGCATAAGGAGGACATTGAGAACACTATTCATCTGAATATAGTAACTCTTACAGCTGATTTTCTACCAAGAACTTAATGTATTGACTCAGCAAGTAAATTGTCTTGTCGGTAGCAACATATGCAAGATTAGCTTCAGCTTAACAATAAGTGCATATTCTGCTCAAATAAACCTCCAAAGCGAGAAGACAATTATAATACACCAAGAAATTGCCAACTAACAGAATTTTGGTCTGATTCACTGAACAGCAAGTGCTTCGTCCAAATAATAGAGTTTTCCTTTTGATTTACATGGAACCAACCAAACTCCTCCTGGATCTGTTTCTACAATACCTAGACAATCTTATTAACAACCACAGAGTAATCCACCTTGAGAGTTAAGAAAACCTCGTTTTTGCACAGCAGTCTGGACTATTTTACTTTGCCAACCAACTATACACAACATTTCTCACCATGTCTGATCAGTAAATACCGAGAGTCCCAGGAGTACAATTTTGTTAAATGTATCATTCTCTGCTACCAACGAAACCATCCATCTAGGAAAGGACCACGAAGACTAACTATTCTACAAAAGTATCACGAAAATGTAAGATATTGACCATCAACTTAACCAAGCTCCACCACTCAACTAGTTATTTGCAGGGTGGAAgcataaaagaacaaaaagagcCAATACTTAACAAGAAAGGAAAATATCTAAACCTGATATTTTTGTTGTCTTGAGTTGCTCAGCAACCTTTTTCGCATCTGCTTCTGCTTTCAATACCCTCTCAGCTTGACTGCCTGCAAATTTCTGTCTGAAAAATTCTACTTCTTCGTCTTTCTGCATAGATCATTTAAAGAGCTATATAATACGATACAAAAGAGTACAGAGTGGAGAAACACTGAACAATTAGTTATGCCTACCAGTTCCTTAAAAAGTGGCTCAGGTTTCCCTATTCTGTGGCCGGTAGGTAGAAAATCCCAAGGTCTTTTTGCTTTATCGATATCTCCTTTCTCATCAGAAAATGAGAGATGCTCTTCTGGAGACAAATTAAGCTGCCTCATTACCTTGTAtggcaataaaagaaaaaaaataaagatcagAAGACAAACTAGAggggaaaaatttcaaaaaaaatgaatagtcTAGTTTCATAATCTTTAAGGACTAGAGGGAgggaggaaaataaaattgtacaaATAACTTACTTCATTAGAGAAGGAAGGCATGAAAGGCTCTAATAAACAGGCAAGAAGGTAAACAAGTCCTAATGAAGTCTTCATCACAATGGCACATGAAGAGGGATCTTCTTTGTAAAGCTTCCAAAATTGGCTCTCCTATACGTAATAGTCAGAAAAGGAATGAGATAAACAGAATATACCAAAACAACTGATAATCACCAAAAATAAAGGATAAAAGATTCTAAAAAAACTTACTTGCAAATATCCATTACCCTCGCTAGAAATGCTCATAGCAATTTTCAGGCCTTGTTTTAGTTTGACCTGTTATACAACAGGAACAGTATATTTATAATGGCAGAAATTGGTTGACAATACACTTCTTCCATCTCTCTACCACCAACGCATTGAAAGATTTCCATGCTAGAATGTAGACAAAAATAGAAGAGAAATTAACTCAGACTACCTTCTCCATGGCATCAAGATACTGATCGACCAATTTGCCAACATTTTCTGCAAGAGTCTTAGTTAATTGATGAGACTCCGCATTAGGAGCATCAGGAATAGTTGAATCATACCCAGCTCCTGCAGgaaaaaaaggcaaaatatGTATAATTCTAAAACAGCTTGACATTATAGACATATGATTGCCATGCTCAAAGAACTAACtctaatagaaaatagtgtAGAAAACTGCAGATTAGAGCACTAAACTAACTAAATCAATACAAGCTTGCAGAATAAGCAATGGGATTAGCATGTCTTAATGCATAATTTCTTAATAACAATACAAAAAAGCTCTAATTCATGAGCTAATAGTCAAATCCAATAGTTATATACCATTGTATACACCATACACTAACCTGCGGGTTTGGCAATGAAACTCAATACACGATTGATAAAATTTCCCAAGTTACTAAGCAATTCACTATTGAGTTTTGCTTGCAGGTCTGCCCATGTAAACAGTGTATCTGACACCTAATTCACAAAAAGCAGTAAAAAATAGAGCTTATAAACCACAAAGAGCTGCAATACTTGTGCATACttgaaattcaaaaaagaagaaaacgatCAAACTAACCTCTGGCCTATTAGTGAGCAAGTAGTAACGCCATACTTCGGTAGGAATCTTTGTATCCTTTGCATCATTACCAAAAACTCCAATACCCTTACTCTTGGAGAACTTTCCTGTATATCACAGAAAATAGAAAAGCAGATAATGAATGTTGACAAGTGAACATATCCAACTAGGCAAGGGccaaaattctctttttttcttttaaatatatttcagCAAAAGAAGTTCAGAGTTCCTTTTAAAGCTCTTTGGTTCTAACATTTGTACATCCTCTTAAAGCTCTTTGGTTCTAACATTTGTACATTTGAATGATTGAATTTGCTCAAATTAATGGCTCCCCCTATTTGTAAACCTGATTGCACTAAATCCACCATTCTCAAGACAACTAAACAGATCAAAGAATGTAATTGGCAGGTAATAGTACCTGcttcataatttaaatattccGTTACACTTATTGTCTTCATCATTGTCCACTTTTCACCAGTTCCAAGGAGTGTGGAAGGAAACATAACCTGGGATAGATGTTGTGAGCATCAGAAGGAAACcgagaaaaaataattactcATCCCTAGTTATGACTCATGAATACACAAACAGCAAAAACAGTACTAAGTGAAACAATATCGTACTTTTCAACAAGAACAAATTAGTTTGGGGCTTCCACGATTtcataacaaaaacaaaaaacccaaaataaaggGTACCATTACATATAGGAACAGACTGATTATGTTAAAgggcagaaaaagaaaaagtattcAAATTGGGTGACTTTAAAATTATACTAAAGAGTCAAGGTGCAGGTTATCTGGTCAATCATGTTGTAGTCAAGTGCCAGTAAAGAACAATTTTAGTTTGTTCCTGACGTGAGAATAGTATTCTTACAGTGCTTAAAAGGCAATGCAAGAAACATACACCATTAACCAAAATGTGAGAATGCTATTCTTACAGTGTGAAATGGCACATTATCTTTGCCCATGAACTGATATAATTCTACCATATCAGGATTCTTCCACCACTTCTCCCAGTCAGGAGTGTAGCACGCTGTTATTGAGATATACCCAATTGGGGCATCAAACCACACATAAAACACCTGACAATTAGTACAACAAACAAAAAGGAAATAATTATCACGTGGACAAAATATAAGGCAGCAAATCACATCTCTATCTATAAATTAACTCTTGCCAAGCTACCAAACCTTATCTTTATATTTCTCATGAGGAACAGGGACACCCCATTTAAGATCCCTTGTAATACAGCGGGGTTTCAATCCTTCCTTCAACCAAGCATTCGTTGCTTGGATAGCGTTTTGGCTCCAACCCCCAGCCACAGACATTTCACTGatatacttctctaatttttcCCTCAGTAAAGGAAGCTCTAGAAATAAGTGGTCGGTGTCACGAATGCGTGGAGTGTTTCGACAAacctacacacacacacacagttGCAAAGATAAGCGGTAGAAATATAGATGGAAGCAATTTCACACCAAGCACTCATTTGGCCAGACTTCTATGACCACTTCTCTACTCAAAGTAGCTAAAGTTAAGcgtttcaccaaaaaaaaaaatgttcggAACTTTTGTTGTGGACAAAACTAGTTCAATCTTTTGGAACTCAAAGCAGgtccaatttgaagcttctgctttcaTTGGAAAGGGAAGCTGTTCGAAAGGATACCAACAAAAAAGCCATTAGTGCTTCTCTAACAGCTTTTCTGAACAGCACCTCCGAAAAAGCTCCAGAGAGAACAACCAGCACATTAATCATTTAAACGTACTAGGTATGTACAGGAACTGAAAACTTACTTTGCATTTGGGATCAATCAGTTCAGTAGGATTCAACAATTTCCCACATTTTTCACACTGATCACCTCTTGCAGACTCGTAATTACAGCCAGGGGTAGGACAAGTTCCCTCCACAAGCCTGTCAGCTAAGAAGCGTTGGCATGTGTCACAGTAAAGCTGCAAGAAATGCGGACACAGATTaaacagaataaaaaaatagcattcatTGAGAAGGAATTTGTAGGGTCCTCAATGAATTGTCTACCAACCAACCTGCTGCATGGTGTTCTCAGAAAGCCAATTATTCCCCATCAGTTTGTGGAAAATAGCTTGGCAAACTTCAGTCTGCGCCGGAGAAGATGTTCGTCCAAACTCATCAAAGCTTATGTCAAACCACTTGTATACCTCCTTGTGAATGGCATGGTATCTACAGGGGGAGAAAATATACTGTCAAGTAGCAGATTACAAGTTCAGCTAGAAAGCCCTAAAGAGAACTCTTCTCATTTATAACTTTCTTTTGAATATCTTCTAATTGTTCTCTTCAACTACATAAGCATAACGTATgggaatgaaaattttaatcaacCTAGTAATAACACGAGTTTCAAGCAGCATACTGGACAAAAGGGAAAGGTTGTAATGTTGCAAAATGCAAAATAATCTTTATATAGAACACTATCCTAATAATGATATTAGGGGATCTTACAAAGATATCCAACATAATATCTGTCAAGCTAGCATTCTGCAAAAACAGCAAAATTCACCTCATTTTCACAACTTTCTATATAATGTAAAACAAGAGTGAGAATAaataagagaagagagagagcagggttTGGTCGTGGGtagagagcagagagaggacATTGCTCCCAATGGGAAGGAGGTGATAAGGAGATAATTTTTTGATAACAGTGTGTGTGCATGCatgcttgagagagagagaga
Protein-coding regions in this window:
- the LOC109718413 gene encoding probable methionine--tRNA ligase, whose product is MGDSATATATTTTKATPPTLPVAGRRNVLITSALPYVNNVPHLGNIIGCVLSADVFARYCRLRGYNAIYICGTDEYGTATETKAMEENCSPKEICDKYHAIHKEVYKWFDISFDEFGRTSSPAQTEVCQAIFHKLMGNNWLSENTMQQLYCDTCQRFLADRLVEGTCPTPGCNYESARGDQCEKCGKLLNPTELIDPKCKVCRNTPRIRDTDHLFLELPLLREKLEKYISEMSVAGGWSQNAIQATNAWLKEGLKPRCITRDLKWGVPVPHEKYKDKVFYVWFDAPIGYISITACYTPDWEKWWKNPDMVELYQFMGKDNVPFHTVMFPSTLLGTGEKWTMMKTISVTEYLNYEAGKFSKSKGIGVFGNDAKDTKIPTEVWRYYLLTNRPEVSDTLFTWADLQAKLNSELLSNLGNFINRVLSFIAKPAGAGYDSTIPDAPNAESHQLTKTLAENVGKLVDQYLDAMEKVKLKQGLKIAMSISSEGNGYLQESQFWKLYKEDPSSCAIVMKTSLGLVYLLACLLEPFMPSFSNEVMRQLNLSPEEHLSFSDEKGDIDKAKRPWDFLPTGHRIGKPEPLFKELKDEEVEFFRQKFAGSQAERVLKAEADAKKVAEQLKTTKISEGNSKKEKTKPAGSTKTKAAEAEVTISRLDIRVGRIKKAQKHPDADSLYVEEIDVGEESTRTVVSGLVKYIPLEEMQNRKVCVLCNLKPVAMRGIKSHAMVLAASNDDHTKVELVEPPASAVVGERVTFPGYSGEPDSVLNAKSKVWEKVQADLRTNADLVASYKDVPFTTSAGVCKVSSIADGEVR